One Notolabrus celidotus isolate fNotCel1 chromosome 18, fNotCel1.pri, whole genome shotgun sequence DNA window includes the following coding sequences:
- the prph2a gene encoding peripherin-2a produces the protein MALMLVKFDLKKRVKLAQTVWFMYWFAVMAGVLVFSMGLFFKIELRKRSELMDNNESHFLPNLLIFMGLIACGINAFGGKICYDSLDPSKFSKWKSILKNFLVVCVGFNALLFVTALLCFVMRIPFQFTLAEGLRNGMKFYKDTDTPGRCYMKRTLDQMQMEFRCCGNDNYRDWFEIQWVSNRYLDFSAKEVKDRIGSNVDGQYLMDGVPFSCCNPSSPRPCIQFQMTNNTAHYSYDHYTEELNVWSRGCSEALLSYYGGMMNTIGALVLLVTLLEIGVTIGLQYVDSSLSTLANPEDPESESEGWILEKTVKETFTDIMAKMKAMGKGSKVEEGGEAAVATVS, from the exons ATGGCTTTGATGTTGGTGAAGTTCGATCTGAAGAAGCGAGTAAAGCTCGCTCAGACTGTCTGGTTCATGTACTGGTTTGCTGTAATGGCTGGCGTGCTTGTCTTCAGCATGGGCCTTTTCTTTAAGATTGAGCTGCGGAAACGATCAGAACTCATGGACAACAACGAGAGTCACTTCTTACCCAACCTGCTTATATTCATGGGTCTAATAGCCTGCGGCATCAACGCCTTTGGAGGCAAAATCTGTTATGACTCATTGGACCCTTCCAAGTTTTCCAAGTGGAAGTCCATATTGAAGAACTTCTTGGTAGTCTGCGTAGGGTTCAATGCCCTGTTGTTTGTGACGGCCCTGCTGTGTTTCGTGATGAGGATCCCTTTTCAGTTCACCCTGGCTGAAGGACTGAGGAACGGCATGAAGTTCTACAAGGATACAGACACACCGGGTCGCTGCTACATGAAGAGGACTCTGGACCAGATGCAGATGGAGTTTCGTTGCTGTGGGAATGACAACTACAGAGATTGGTTTGAGATTCAGTGGGTTAGCAACCGCTACCTGGACTTCAGCGCAAAGGAAGTAAAAGA CCGCATTGGGAGCAACGTGGACGGACAGTACCTGATGGATGGAGTCCCATTCAGCTGCTGTAACCCCAGCTCCCCAAGACCCTGCATCCAGTTTCAGATGACCAACAACACTGCCCACTACAGCTACGACCACTACACAGAGGAGCTCAACGTTTGGAGCCGTGGCTGCAGTGAAGCTCTGCTGTCCTACTATGGAGGCATGATGAACACCATCGGAGCGCTGGTGCTTCTGGTCACTTTGCTGGAG ATCGGTGTGACCATCGGCCTGCAGTACGTGGACTCCTCCCTGTCCACCCTGGCTAACCCCGAGGACCCTGAGAGTGAGAGCGAGGGCTGGATCCTGGAGAAGACGGTGAAGGAGACGTTCACTGACATCATGGCCAAAATGAAGGCCATGGGCAAAGGCAGcaaggtggaggaggggggtgagGCGGCGGTTGCAACAGTGAGCTGA
- the tbcc gene encoding tubulin-specific chaperone C yields MEEAVDVSLEHGAAMIQERLEKRNQERIEDAERRKEAKESQSVAEEKGDYFFLSFNRERESIEELLASCSGVDRAVLTQRLEEATTKTLQLQKFLSDSTMFLKSYDLRQAQAALQKLQTSLAETREEGLPKKKFAFRARTKATDKAPAPVSDVGTPAGSGSSEVDAPAEVSEKCGFSNMDSVCLTKTAEEIHKQDLLLTHLTNCKVRLFGSPSTLHLKHIDSCEILCGPVSSSVFIDQCKNSTLAFPCQQLRTHNTTDTQVYLHVTSRAIIEDCHGVTFAPFSWSYPTLEKDFAVSGLDQNLNNWSEVDDFNWLAAGTPSPNWTVLPEADRKTNWETIK; encoded by the coding sequence ATGGAGGAAGCGGTAGATGTGAGCCTGGAACACGGCGCCGCCATGATACAAGAGCGTCTAGAGAAACGGAACCAGGAGAGGATCGAGGATGCCGAGCGGAGGAAGGAAGCGAAAGAGAGCCAGTCTGTCGCGGAGGAGAAGGGAGActacttcttcctctcctttaacagagagagagagtccataGAGGAGCTGCTGGCCAGCTGCTCCGGAGTAGACCGGGCTGTGCTGACTCAAAGGCTGGAGGAGGCGACCACCAAAACACTCCAGCTGCAGAAGTTCCTCAGTGACAGCACCATGTTCCTAAAGTCCTACGACCTGAGACAAGCCCAGGCTGCTCTCCAGAAACTACAAACCTCCCTCGCTGAGACCAGAGAGGAGGGTCTGCCTAAGAAGAAGTTTGCCTTTCGAGCTCGCACCAAAGCCACAGATAAAGCACCTGCCCCAGTGTCTGATGTTGGCACACCTGCAGGGTCAGGTAGCTCTGAGGTGGATGCACCTGCAGAAGTCTCTGAGAAGTGTGGCTTCTCCAACATGGACAGTGTGTGTCTAACAAAGACAGCTGAGGAGATCCATAAACAAGACTTGCTGTTGACTCACCTGACAAACTGCAAGGTCCGCCTGTTTGGGTCCCCCAGCACGCTGCACCTGAAACACATCGACAGCTGTGAGATCCTGTGCGGGCCGGTGTCCAGCTCAGTTTTCATTGATCAGTGTAAAAACAGCACTCTGGCCTTCCCCTGTCAGCAGCTGCGGACTCAcaacaccacagacacacaggtgtaTCTGCACGTCACAAGCCGGGCCATCATAGAGGACTGTCATGGGGTAACCTTTGCACCATTCTCTTGGTCCTATCCAACACTGGAGAAGGACTTTGCAGTGTCAGGACTGGACCAGAACCTGAACAACTGGAGCGAGGTGGACGACTTTAACTGGCTCGCTGCAGGAACACCTTCGCCAAATTGGACTGTTCTTCCAGAAGCAGACCGGAAAACCAACTGGGAAACCATCAAATGA